The genomic window CTTGAGGAGGTAGTCGATGGCGTTGCGGTCGAAGGCCTTCAGGGCGTATTCGTCGTACGCGGTCACGAAGATCACGCAGGGCATCAGCTCGGGCTCGATCATGCTGAGCATCTGCATGCCGTCGACGCCGGGCATGGAAATGTCCAGGAAGAGCACGTCCGGGCGCGTTTCCCGCAGGGTTCGCAGCCCCTGCATGGCGCCGGGACACGTGCCCACCACGGTGACCTCGCCGGTCTCGGCCAGCAGGGCCTCCAGTTCCTCCCTGGCGTGGAGCTCGTCGTCCACCAGCACCGCCCGCAGCATTCCGCGACCTCCGACAAACATGACAATTGCAGTTGACTATAGCATTTCCCGGGTTTCCCGCCTCCGGTCGGGGCGGGTTTTGGACCGCTTGGGTCCGAATTGAAACCGATAGGCAAAATTCCACCGCGGACCCCGCCCCGGCCTTCCCTATCATCGTCCTACCGCATTTCATTCAACCTCCAGCCATAAGGCAGGGTGAACCATGGACAACCTGTTCGCTTCTTTCAAGGAACGCGCCGAGGCCGTGAGCGCCGAAGTGCACCGCTGCGGCACGGCCGCCGAGGCCCGGGACTTCGTCCAGGGCCTCCTCAAGGAGGTGGGCGGCACCGCCCTCTGGGCCCCTTGCGCCTTCCTGGAGGCCGAGGGCCGGCCGGCCTTCCCGGGCCTCTCCTACGACGTGACCCGGGAACGCGCGGCCGAGGCCAAGGTGGGCATCAGCCAGATGGACTGGGCCCTGGCCGACACCGGCACGCTGGTCGTGGACGCCACGGGGGTGGAGGGGCGCCTGGTGTCGACCCTGCCTCAGATCCACGTGGCCCTCATCGGGGCGGACCGGCTCCTGCCCGACATGGCTTCCGTCCTGGGGCGCATCAAGCCGTCCAAGGCCGGCTACCTGTCCATGATCACGGGCCCCAGCCGCACCGCGGACATCGAGCGGGTACTGACCATCGGCGTCCACGGGCCTGAGCGCCTCGTGATCGTCTTCGTCGAAGGGAGCGCGGCATGACCACCACGTTCAAGGAATCCATCCAGGACGCCCTGGCCAACCCCAATCTGAGGGGCGCCCTGGGGCGCTTCTCCGAAGCCTACAAGATCAGCCGGGAAAAGGCGTACGCGGGCATGGACTTCGAGGCCGTGCGGGACGCCGTGCGCGACGTGAAGGCGTACGGCGCCTCGCATCTCGAGGAGCTGGCCGAGGCCTTCAAGGCCAAGGCCGAGGCCGCGGGCGCCAAGGTCTACCGCGCCTCCGACCCCGCCGAGGTGAAGGCCTACATCCTGGCCCTGGCCAAGGAGAACGGCGTGCGGTCCATCGTCAAATCCAAGTCCATGGCCACGGAGGAGATCCACCTCAACAAGCACCTGGAGGCCGAGGGCATCGAGGTCTATGAGACCGACCTGGGCGAGTGGATCATCCAGCTGTGCCACCAGACTCCCTCCCACATGGTGATGCCCGCCATCCACATGACCAAGGAGGAGGTGGCCGAGGTCTTCTCCACCAAGGTGGAGGAGGGCCAGCAGCCCGACATCCCCAAGCTCGTGAAGTTCGCCCGCGGCAAGCTGCGGAACCGGTTCCTGGGCGCGGACATGGGCATCTCCGGCGCCAACATCGCGGTGGCCGAGACCGGCAGTCTCGTGCTGATCACCAACGAGGGCAACGCCCGGCTCGTGACCACGCTGCCGCGAATCCACGTGGCGGTCGTCGGCATCGAGAAGCTGGTGGCCACCTTCCAGGACGTCCAGCCCATCCTCCAGGCCCTGCCGCGCAACGCCACCAGCCAGCTGCTCACCAGCTACGTGTCGGTCATCACCGGCCAGGTGCCCAACACCGACGGCAGCCCCAAGCAGCTGCACATCATCCTCATGGACAACAAGCGCTCGGAGATGGCGGCGGACCCCAAGTTCCGCCAGGCCCTCCAGTGCATCCGCTGCGCCTCCTGCCTCAACGTGTGCCCCGTGTTCCGGCTCGTGGGCGGGCACGTCTTCGGAAAGGTGTACACGGGCGGCATCGGGACGATCCTCACCGCCTGGTTCGACGAGCTCAAGCAGTCCGACGACATCCAGGGCCTGTGCATCCAGTGCGGGGCCTGCAAGGACGTGTGCCCCGGCCGCATCGACATCCCCGAGCTCATCCTCGAGCTGCGCAGGCGCCTGGCGGTGGAGAAGGGCATGCCCCTGGTCCAGAAGGCCATCTTCGCGGTGGTCAACAACCGGCGGCTCTTCCACTCCCTGCTGAGGGCGGCCTCCGTGGCCCAGAAGCCCTTCGCCAAGGGCGGGTTCATCCGCCACCTTCCGCTGTTCCTGTCGGACCTCACGGACTTCCGGAGCCTGCCGGCCATCGCGCCCCGGCCCTTCCGGGACACCTTCAAGGAGATCGTGCAGCCGGAGTGCAAGGAGAAGGCCGCCATCTACGCGGGCTGCCTCATCGACTTCTCCTACCCGGAGATGGGCGAGTCCGTGGTGCGCGTGCTGAACAAGGCCGGCATCCAGGTCGTCTTCCCCGAGGGCCAGACGTGCTGCGGGGCCCCCGCGCGCTACAACGGCGCCTACGAGACCGCCGCGGGCAACGCCAAGGACAACATCAAGGCCCTGCTGGAGGAGGACGTGACCTACGTGGTCTCCGCCTGCCCCACCTGCACGGTGGCCCTCAAGGACGACTTCATCGCCACCTTCGAGAGCCTGGGGATGGAGGACGCCATCGGGGACGCGCGCAAGCTCGCCGCCAAGACCCTGGACTTCGCCACCCTGGTGAAGAAGCTTGTGGACGAAGGCCGGCTGGAGTTCAAGGACGGCCAGCAGGCCGAGACCGTCACCTACCACGACTCCTGCCACCTGAAGCGGACCCTCCACGCCCAGCAGGCCCCCCGGGACCTCCTGAAGAAGGCCGGCTTCACGGTCACCGAGATGAAGGAGTGCGACATCTGCTGCGGCATGGCGGGGTCCTACTCCCTCAAGCTGCCCGAGCTGAGCGCCCCCATCCTCGAGCGCAAGCTCGAGAACATCAAGGACACCGGGGCCACCTCCGTGGCCATGGACTGTCCGGGGTGCGTGATGCAGATCCGGGGCGGACTGGATAAGCTGGGGTCCGGCATCAAGGTCGAGCACACCGCCGTGAGGCTCGCGAAACGTCTGAAGTGACCTGAGCAGGGGGCCCGTGCGATCTCTGGTGACGCTCTTCCAGACCATCTCGGCCTTCCTGGTTCTGTTCTACCTCTACTGCGAATCCCCCGCGTTCCAGCCCCTGTCCTCGGACTGGGCCCGGCCGCGGGGGAGGGTGCGCCTGTTCCTGGTGTTCACCGGCATCACCATCCTGGGGAACTACCTGGGCACGCCGGTGCTGAAAGGCGGGGCGATCATCAACGCCCGGGCGGTGGGCTCGGTCCTTGCGGGCCTCCTCGGGGGACCCGTCCTGGGGGGCCTCGTGGGCGCCACCGCGGGCGTCCACCGCATGAGCCTGGGGGGCATCGCCGCCCTGTCCGGCGCCGTGGCCACCACCCTGGAGGGCGTGCTGGCCGGATTCCTGAACCGCAGGCTGCGGGACCGGCCCGAAGTGCTCATCACCATGCGGACCGCGCTCCTGGCCACCTTCGCCGGGGAGGTGCTGCACATGGGCATCGTGCTGCTCCTGACCCGGCCCTTCCCGGCGGCGGTGGAGATCGTCAAGGTCATCGCCCCGCCCATGGTCTTCCTGAATCCCGTGGGGGCCGCCCTGCTCATGGCGGTGCTGATGCACCGGCAGCGGGACCTCGACCGGGTGGCCGCGGCCTCCTCCGCCGCCGCCCTGAGGGTGGCGGAGCGCGCGCTGGGCCTCCTGGGTCGCGGCTTCGGTCCGGACACGGCTGGGGAGATGGCAGCCATCGTCAAGGAGGAAACGGGCGTCGGGGCCGTGGCGGTGACCGACAACGAGAAGGTGCTGGGCTTCGTGGGGCTGGGTTCGGACCACCACCGTCCCGGGAGCGCGATCTCCTCGGCCATCACGCGGCAGGCCATCCAGGACCGGGCCGTGGTCTTCGCCGACGGCATCCACCAGGTCTTCGAGTGCGGGGTCTCGGGCGACTGCCCCCTCCACTCCGCCCTGGTGGTGCCCCTGGAAGTGGACGGGACGGTGCTGGGCACCGTGCAGCTCTTCGAGCCCAAGAACCGCCGGTTCCTCCACATGAACCGCCGCCTCGGGGAGGGCATCGGGGCCCTCCTCTCCAGTCAGCTGCTCATCGCCAAGTACGAGGAGCAGAAGAACCTCCTGGTTCTCAGCGAACTCAGGCTCCTGCGGGCCCAGGTGAACCCCCACTTCCTCTTCAACTCCCTGAACACCATCATGGCCATCCTCCGCAACGACGCGGTCCGCGGCCGGGAGCTGGTGGGCCACCTCTCGGGCTACTTCCGCAAGAACCTCCAGCGCCACGGGGAGCTCAGCACCCTGGAGGAGGAATTGGAGCACATCCGGGCCTACCTGGAGATCGAGAAGGCCCGCTTCGAGGGGCTCCGGGTGGAGATCGACGTGGCCCCGGCCTTCCGGGCCGTGAAGGTCCCGACCTTCACCCTGCAGCCCCTCCTGGAGAACGCCATCCGCCACGGCGTCTCCCGCGTGCCGGGGCAGGGCACGGTGCGTATCCTCGCCTTCGCCGAGGGGGGAGCCCTGAGGATCGACGTGGAGGACGACGCCGGCGCCTTCGACGAGGGCCGGCGCTCCAGGGAGGGCCTGGGCCTGCGCATCGTCCAGAAGCGTCTGGCGAGCCTCTTCGGCCCCGGGGCCGGCCCCGAGATCCACTGCGAACCCGGCAGCCTCACCCGCATGACCATCCGGGTGCCCCTGGAGGGCGCCATGGTGGAATGATGGAGGCGGAGGCTCGACCATGGGCAACCCCGAGAACGCCATCTTCTACCTCGAATTCCCCGCCACGGACCTGGCCGCGACCAAGGCCTTCTACAGCT from Geothrix sp. 21YS21S-2 includes these protein-coding regions:
- a CDS encoding LytS/YhcK type 5TM receptor domain-containing protein; protein product: MRSLVTLFQTISAFLVLFYLYCESPAFQPLSSDWARPRGRVRLFLVFTGITILGNYLGTPVLKGGAIINARAVGSVLAGLLGGPVLGGLVGATAGVHRMSLGGIAALSGAVATTLEGVLAGFLNRRLRDRPEVLITMRTALLATFAGEVLHMGIVLLLTRPFPAAVEIVKVIAPPMVFLNPVGAALLMAVLMHRQRDLDRVAAASSAAALRVAERALGLLGRGFGPDTAGEMAAIVKEETGVGAVAVTDNEKVLGFVGLGSDHHRPGSAISSAITRQAIQDRAVVFADGIHQVFECGVSGDCPLHSALVVPLEVDGTVLGTVQLFEPKNRRFLHMNRRLGEGIGALLSSQLLIAKYEEQKNLLVLSELRLLRAQVNPHFLFNSLNTIMAILRNDAVRGRELVGHLSGYFRKNLQRHGELSTLEEELEHIRAYLEIEKARFEGLRVEIDVAPAFRAVKVPTFTLQPLLENAIRHGVSRVPGQGTVRILAFAEGGALRIDVEDDAGAFDEGRRSREGLGLRIVQKRLASLFGPGAGPEIHCEPGSLTRMTIRVPLEGAMVE
- a CDS encoding lactate utilization protein, whose product is MDNLFASFKERAEAVSAEVHRCGTAAEARDFVQGLLKEVGGTALWAPCAFLEAEGRPAFPGLSYDVTRERAAEAKVGISQMDWALADTGTLVVDATGVEGRLVSTLPQIHVALIGADRLLPDMASVLGRIKPSKAGYLSMITGPSRTADIERVLTIGVHGPERLVIVFVEGSAA
- the ldhH gene encoding L-lactate dehydrogenase (quinone) large subunit LdhH encodes the protein MTTTFKESIQDALANPNLRGALGRFSEAYKISREKAYAGMDFEAVRDAVRDVKAYGASHLEELAEAFKAKAEAAGAKVYRASDPAEVKAYILALAKENGVRSIVKSKSMATEEIHLNKHLEAEGIEVYETDLGEWIIQLCHQTPSHMVMPAIHMTKEEVAEVFSTKVEEGQQPDIPKLVKFARGKLRNRFLGADMGISGANIAVAETGSLVLITNEGNARLVTTLPRIHVAVVGIEKLVATFQDVQPILQALPRNATSQLLTSYVSVITGQVPNTDGSPKQLHIILMDNKRSEMAADPKFRQALQCIRCASCLNVCPVFRLVGGHVFGKVYTGGIGTILTAWFDELKQSDDIQGLCIQCGACKDVCPGRIDIPELILELRRRLAVEKGMPLVQKAIFAVVNNRRLFHSLLRAASVAQKPFAKGGFIRHLPLFLSDLTDFRSLPAIAPRPFRDTFKEIVQPECKEKAAIYAGCLIDFSYPEMGESVVRVLNKAGIQVVFPEGQTCCGAPARYNGAYETAAGNAKDNIKALLEEDVTYVVSACPTCTVALKDDFIATFESLGMEDAIGDARKLAAKTLDFATLVKKLVDEGRLEFKDGQQAETVTYHDSCHLKRTLHAQQAPRDLLKKAGFTVTEMKECDICCGMAGSYSLKLPELSAPILERKLENIKDTGATSVAMDCPGCVMQIRGGLDKLGSGIKVEHTAVRLAKRLK